One stretch of Deltaproteobacteria bacterium DNA includes these proteins:
- the phnD gene encoding phosphate/phosphite/phosphonate ABC transporter substrate-binding protein — protein MNFLFFTLITASIATTQPAGLFLGDLAPPVGGVNSNGQEENIAFSGKPMVIGFYSSWDAEAQAFLVRMDKLSKSYAGADIGVVAIAKEQGKSALAAPVPGAMLKQLADPFGVVSNRYMVQTTPQVFIVSAKGYLVFKGGPQDLKELDEKISQLTNLAPAGIADLEFKSKVKTAAMRFARAPAAKEASNRWRPLALHMGQSAQVPIRMFQEPGYQEFQEGIRSGAYEIFNAGPTLCYLGREQYEPLALIERAGKRSYTGITFVSRSSKIKSISDLRGKNVGMVSPNSTSGGIYPRKMMLDAGLKPSRDVRIKWFGSHEKVAEAVKRRWVHAGACFDDCRDLVWTRTAEKHRATRILAYTPPIPGEMIMVRKNLPPAIKAALKKSLLQAAMRVGLLQQISENELPISDIVEAVSTDLNAIGAVLEQVEQESRD, from the coding sequence GTGAACTTTCTTTTCTTTACACTCATCACGGCCTCCATCGCCACCACGCAGCCCGCGGGTTTGTTTCTGGGTGATTTGGCTCCTCCTGTAGGAGGCGTTAATTCAAACGGCCAAGAAGAAAATATCGCATTCAGTGGGAAGCCTATGGTGATTGGGTTTTATTCATCATGGGATGCCGAAGCGCAGGCATTCTTGGTTCGGATGGACAAACTTTCAAAATCGTACGCAGGTGCGGATATCGGCGTTGTAGCCATTGCAAAAGAACAAGGTAAATCGGCGCTGGCTGCCCCTGTTCCAGGAGCGATGCTCAAACAGTTGGCTGACCCCTTCGGCGTTGTATCAAACCGCTACATGGTCCAAACCACACCCCAGGTGTTCATTGTAAGCGCTAAGGGTTACCTCGTTTTCAAAGGCGGCCCTCAAGATCTAAAAGAGCTTGACGAAAAAATATCGCAGCTAACCAACTTGGCACCAGCTGGTATCGCCGACCTTGAGTTCAAATCAAAGGTTAAAACCGCAGCCATGAGGTTCGCCAGAGCCCCAGCAGCTAAGGAGGCATCCAATAGATGGCGTCCGTTGGCCCTGCACATGGGACAAAGCGCTCAGGTGCCTATAAGAATGTTTCAGGAACCCGGTTACCAAGAGTTTCAAGAAGGAATCCGCAGCGGCGCTTATGAGATATTCAATGCTGGCCCGACCCTCTGCTATTTAGGACGAGAACAATACGAACCACTTGCCCTTATTGAGCGTGCCGGGAAACGTTCTTATACGGGAATTACGTTTGTATCCCGTTCAAGTAAAATTAAGTCCATCTCCGACCTCCGTGGAAAGAACGTTGGAATGGTTTCACCCAACTCCACCAGTGGTGGAATATACCCACGAAAAATGATGCTTGATGCAGGACTTAAGCCCAGCCGAGATGTGCGTATCAAATGGTTTGGCAGCCACGAAAAAGTCGCTGAAGCTGTGAAACGAAGGTGGGTTCATGCTGGTGCATGTTTCGACGACTGCCGCGACCTCGTGTGGACAAGAACCGCTGAAAAACATCGGGCAACTCGTATTCTAGCCTACACACCGCCTATCCCAGGTGAAATGATTATGGTTCGTAAGAATCTACCGCCTGCGATCAAGGCCGCTCTTAAGAAGTCACTGCTTCAAGCGGCTATGCGGGTTGGGCTCCTCCAACAAATCTCAGAGAACGAGTTACCGATCTCCGATATCGTGGAGGCGGTAAGTACTGATTTAAACGCTATAGGCGCTGTTCTCGAACAAGTTGAACAGGAAAGTCGCGACTAA